The DNA window CGTCGGCGTCGTGACCCGGCCCTTTTCCTTCGAGGGCAAAAAGCGCTCCAAGCACGCCGACCTCGGCATCGAGGCCCTCCGCGAGAGCGTCGACACCCTGATCGTCATCCCCAACGAGCGCCTGCTGACCGTGGCCGGCAAGGACACGGCCATGATCGACACCTTCAAGATGGCCGACGAGGTCCTGCTCCAGGCGGTGAAGGGCATCAGCGACCTCATCACGATCCCCGGCCTGATCAACCTCGACTTCGCCGACGTCCGGACCATCATGGGCGAGATGGGCATGGCCCTGATGGGCACCGGCACCGGCCAGGGCGAAAGCCGGGCGATGGAGGCGGCCCAAAAGGCGATCAGCTCGCCGCTCCTCGAGAACGTCTCGATCAACGGCGCCACCGGCATCATCATCAATATCACCGGCCCCGCCAACATGACCCTCTTCGAGGTCAACGAGGCCAGCAAGCTGGTCCAGCAAGAGGCCCACGAGGAGGCCAACATCATCTTCGGCGCGGTCATCGACGAGAAGATGAAGGACGCCATGCGGGTCACCGTCATCGCCACCGGCTTCAACAAGGAAGTGAAGAAATCGAATTACGCTCCGGCCACCATGCTGCCGAAGTACAAGACCGGCGTCCATGCCGGCGCCCCGGCCGCCAGCAGCCTGCCTCCGGCGCCCTCGCCGGTGGTCATCCGCTCCAGCGCTCCGTCTCATGAGCCGGCGCCGGCGGCGGCAGCGGCCGCTACTTTCGAGCGCCACGAAGCCCCCCAACCCGATATCCGCGCCAAATTCTTCGCCCGCGAGGCGCCGACTTTGGACGATGACGACCGCCAGTTCGACCTGCTCAAGCCCCGCGGCGGCGGCGAGGTCAGCGAGCTCAAGAAGCTCGTCGCCGAGATCGGCGTGGTCGACATGGGCCAGGACGAGTACGACATTCCCACTTTTTTGCGAAAGCAGGCGGATTAATTTCCCTCTCCCCTTGCGGGAGAGGGGGCGTGGCCTAAAGCAAATGCTTGCTTTGCCACACCCCCTGTCCCCCGGCCCCTCCCCCGCAAGGGGGGAGGGGGGATCTTATGCCAAGGAAGAATTCTGAAAAACCAGAGGCCCCCGAGTCCCGTGGCTATCTCCACGAGATCATGGGCATCGTGTCGCTGACCTTCGGGATCTTCGTCATCCTTTGTCTCTACTCCTATTCGCCGCGCGATCCCTCGCTCAATTCGGCGGCCGGCGGCCGCGACATCCAAAATTACGGCGGCTTGGT is part of the bacterium genome and encodes:
- the ftsZ gene encoding cell division protein FtsZ, producing MFEFEENLAQNAKIKVIGVGGGGGNAVNTMIRAKLDGVDFVAANTDIQALKFSDAPIKIQIGTKATKGLGAGANPEVGRNAAMEDQNTIAEVLGGSDMVFITCGMGGGTGTGAAPVIAKIAKELGALTVGVVTRPFSFEGKKRSKHADLGIEALRESVDTLIVIPNERLLTVAGKDTAMIDTFKMADEVLLQAVKGISDLITIPGLINLDFADVRTIMGEMGMALMGTGTGQGESRAMEAAQKAISSPLLENVSINGATGIIINITGPANMTLFEVNEASKLVQQEAHEEANIIFGAVIDEKMKDAMRVTVIATGFNKEVKKSNYAPATMLPKYKTGVHAGAPAASSLPPAPSPVVIRSSAPSHEPAPAAAAAATFERHEAPQPDIRAKFFAREAPTLDDDDRQFDLLKPRGGGEVSELKKLVAEIGVVDMGQDEYDIPTFLRKQAD